The following coding sequences lie in one Vitis vinifera cultivar Pinot Noir 40024 chromosome 19, ASM3070453v1 genomic window:
- the LOC100265780 gene encoding CRS2-associated factor 2, mitochondrial gives MLKFSSWRRPPHETLTLTSPILSIFRLLTQSPPLPDHIHDPPFSLTSNPKDNVKKKKKKKKKKKKENGESKKGQTFPFKSDLPFDFRYSYSEANPSVHPIGFREPPRFSPFGPARLDRKWTGTAAPAEEVVDPAVVSEQRKAVLGEPLSEDEIAELVERYRHSDCSRQINLGKGGVTHNMLDDIHNHWKRAEAVRIKCLGVPTLDMENVCFHLEDKCGGKIIYRNINIILLYRGRNYDPKNRPVVPLMLWKPYAPIYPKLVKPVADGLTFEETKEMRNRGLNLPPVMKLTKNGVYVNVVERVREAFRSEEVVRLDCTHVGSSDCKRIGVKLRDLVPCVPILFKDEQIILWKGKNGEEHDSQH, from the exons ATGCTGAAGTTCTCCTCATGGCGTCGCCCACCTCACGAAACCCTGACCCTAACTTCACCAATTCTCTCCATCTTTCGCCTTCTTACCCAATCCCCACCTCTCCCTGACCACATCCACGACCCCCCATTCTCCCTTACCTCAAACCCAAAAGACAAcgtcaagaagaagaagaagaagaagaagaagaagaagaaggagaatgGAGAATCGAAGAAAGGCCAAACCTTTCCTTTCAAGTCCGATCTTCCCTTCGATTTTCGATACTCCTACTCCGAGGCCAATCCTTCAGTCCACCCGATTGGATTTCGCGAACCGCCTCGGTTTTCTCCGTTCGGCCCTGCTCGGCTAGACCGGAAATGGACTGGAACTGCGGCCCCCGCCGAAGAGGTGGTTGATCCGGCGGTGGTGTCAGAGCAGCGGAAGGCGGTTCTTGGAGAGCCTCTATCCGAGGATGAAATTGCAGAACTTGTGGAGCGGTATAGGCACAGTGATTGCTCTCGCCAGATCAATCTAG GGAAAGGGGGAGTTACTCACAATATGTTGGATGACATTCACAACCACTGGAAGAGGGCAGAGGCTGTGAGAATCAAGTGTTTGGGGGTGCCAACTCTTGACATGGAAAATGTTTGTTTCCACCTTGAG GACAAATGTGGTGGGAAGATTATATACAGGAACATAAATATCATTCTTTTATATCGGGGTCGGAACTATGATCCCAAGAACAGACCTGTTGTTCCTCTGATGCTGTGGAAGCCCTATGCACCCATTTATCCCAAGCTTGTGAAGCCTGTTGCTGATGGCCTAACATTTGAAGAGACCAAGGAAATGAGAAACAGAGGACTGAACTTGCCCCCTGTAATGAAACTCA CCAAAAATGGTGTCTATGTGAATGTAGTGGAGAGAGTGAGGGAGGCATTCAGGAGTGAGGAGGTTGTGAGACTTGATTGTACTCATGTGGGCAGCAGTGACTGCAAAAGGATCGGTGTGAAGTTGAGG GATTTGGTACCTTGTGTCCCTATTTTGTTCAAGGATGAGCAGATTATACTATGGAAGGGGAAGAATGGTGAGGAACATGACTCTCAACACTGA
- the LOC100245239 gene encoding protein FATTY ACID EXPORT 5: MHDFCFTIPYGLVLVGGGIVGYAKKGSLASLGGGLGTGFVLILAGYLSLKAFKKKKNSYLALILETVCAAALTWVMGQRYMQTSKIMPAGIVAGISALMTTFYLYKIATGGNHIPTKAE, encoded by the exons ATGCACGATTTTTGCTTCACAATCCCTTATGGATTGGTCCTGGTTGGTGGGGGCATTGTTGGGTATGCCAAGAAGGGGAGCCTTGCTTCTCTAGGTGGGGGCTTGGGCACTGGATTTGTGCTCATTCTTGCTGGTTATTTGAGtctcaaagccttcaagaagaagaagaactcaTACCTTGCCTTGATTCTTGAAACGG TTTGTGCTGCTGCACTCACATGGGTCATGGGTCAGCGCTATATGCAAACCTCCAAGATAATGCCAGCTGGCATTGTTGCTGGGATCAG TGCTCTCATGACTACATTTTATCTGTACAAGATTGCAACCGGTGGCAACCACATCCCAACCAAGGCTGAGTAA
- the LOC100243461 gene encoding purple acid phosphatase 18 — MEPKLILILILVISVSVTADYVRPKPRKALHFPWKPKAPSLPQQVHISLSSEKHMRITWITDDEYAPSIVQYGTSPGKYTSITLGGSTSYSYLFYSSGKIHHTVIGPLEHDTIYYYRCGGQGPEFQLKTPPAQFPITFAVAADLGQTGWTKSTLDHIDGCNYDVHLLPGDLSYADYLQRRWDTFGELVQPLASARPWMVTEGNHEQENIPFFKDGFESYNSRWTMPYQESGSPSNLYYSFEVAGVHVVMLGSYAAYDLNSNQYSWLKTDLSRVDRKRTPWLLVLLHVPWYNSNKAHQGEGDRMMETLEPLLYAANVDLVFAGHVHAYERSKRVYNGRSDPCGPIHITIGDGGNREGLATRYNDPQPEWSVFREASFGHGELKIVNLTHAFWSWHRNDDDEPVRSDEVWITSLVGSGCHAGKGHGQRKILMEP, encoded by the exons GTGCACATTTCTTTGTCAAGTGAGAAGCACATGCGAATCACATGGATCACTGATGATGAATATGCCCCTTCAATTGTTCAATATGGAACATCACCGGGGAAATACACATCCATAACTCTAGGTGGAAGCACCTCCTATAGTTATTTATTCTATAGCTCGGGAAAGATACACCACACTGTCATTGGGCCTCTGGAACATGACACTATTTACTACTATCGATGTGGAGGACAAGGTCCTGAATTCCAGCTCAAGACCCCTCCAGCTCAGTTCCCAATTACTTTTGCTGTGGCTGCTGATCTGGGTCAGACTGGCTGGACGAAGTCAACACTAGATCACATAGATGGATGCAACTATGACGTGCATCTGCTTCCTGGAGACCTTTCATATGCAGATTACTTGCAGCGTCGGTGGGACACATTTGGTGAGCTAGTGCAGCCACTTGCAAGTGCAAGGCCGTGGATGGTAACAGAAGGAAACCATGAACAGGAGAACATTCCATTTTTTAAGGATGGTTTTGAATCCTATAATTCTAGATGGACTATGCCATATCAAGAGAGTGGATCTCCCTCAAATCTATATTATTCTTTTGAAGTTGCGGGGGTGCATGTTGTCATGCTTGGTTCATATGCTGCTTATGATCTGAACTCAAATCAATATAGCTGGCTAAAG ACTGATCTTTCAAGGGTGGATCGAAAAAGGACGCCCTGGCTACTTGTGCTATTACATGTTCCATGGTACAACAGCAACAAGGCTCATCAAGGTGAAGGGGACAGGATGATGGAAACCTTGGAGCCATTGCTTTATGCTGCTAATGTTGATTTAGTGTTCGCTGGCCATGTGCATGCTTATGAGCGCTCA AAACGTGTCTACAATGGAAGGTCAGATCCTTGTGGTCCTATCCACATAACAATTGGTGATGGAGGAAATAGGGAAGGCTTAGCTACTAG GTATAATGATCCACAGCCAGAGTGGTCAGTCTTCCGTGAAGCAAGTTTCGGTCATGGCGAACTCAAGATAGTGAATTTGACCCATGCCTTCTGGAGCTGGCACAGGAACGATGATGATGAGCCAGTGCGGTCTGATGAGGTCTGGATAACCTCCTTGGTCGGTTCAGGATGTCATGCTGGGAAAGGGCATGGACAAAGGAAAATACTCATGGAACCTTAA
- the LOC100255495 gene encoding taxadiene 5-alpha hydroxylase — MTTLFTFFLFLLPILLLLVRRRSSAKRVPPGSLGLPIIGQSISLLRAMRANTAEQWLQERVRKYGPVSKLSLFGKPAVFIFGPAAHKLIFGSDANTVSNQQAKSNQMILGDRNLLELMGEDHKRVRGALVSFLKPESLKQYVGRMDAEVRNHLQLNWEGKQRVTVLPLMKGLTFDIICGLLFGLEQGTRREELVSRFQQMIAGIWSVPFNLPFTRYNHSLQASSEVQTKIKELIHEKRQELERGASPNQDLITRLLSIRDENNQQVLSEDEIVHNVMLVMVAGHDTSAILITFMVRLLANDPHIYAAVLQEQEEIAKGKAPGEFLTWEDLAKMKYTWRVALETLRLYPPVLSTFRTAMKDIKFGGYTIPRVEDTLGFNHDPHG; from the exons ATGACTACCCTCTTCACCTTTTTCTTGTTCCTCTTGCCCATCTTGCTTCTCCTGGTTAGGAGGAGGAGTTCAGCAAAAAGGGTCCCTCCAGGTTCCCTAGGACTGCCCATAATAGGCCAAAGCATCAGCCTTCTGCGGGCAATGAGAGCCAACACTGCTGAACAGTGGCTTCAAGAGAGGGTAAGAAAGTATGGTCCGGTTTCAAAGCTCAGCCTCTTTGGCAAACCAGCTGTTTTTATCTTTGGGCCGGCTGCACACAAGCTCATATTTGGCAGTGACGCCAACACTGTTAGTAACCAGCAAGCAAAGTCCAATCAGATGATACTGGGTGACCGGAACTTGCTGGAGCTCATGGGAGAAGATCATAAGCGTGTCAGGGGTGCTCTAGTGTCATTCTTGAAACCAGAATCCCTGAAGCAGTATGTGGGAAGGATGGATGCAGAGGTCAGGAATCACCTTCAGTTGAATTGGGAAGGCAAGCAAAGGGTCACT GTGTTGCCCTTGATGAAGGGCCTCACGTTTGACATTATTTGCGGCCTCCTATTTGGGCTAGAGCAAGGAACCCGAAGGGAGGAACTTGTGAGCAGATTCCAGCAGATGATAGCAGGTATCTGGTCAGTCCCGTTCAATTTGCCTTTCACACGGTACAACCACAGCCTGCAGGCTAGTTCAGAGGTTCAAACCAAGATAAAGGAACTTATACACGAGAAGAGGCAGGAACTTGAGAGGGGAGCTTCACCAAACCAAGATCTCATCACCCGCTTGCTCAGTATCCGTGATGAAAACAATCAACAAGTGTTATCCGAGGATGAGATTGTGCACAATGTCATGCTTGTCATGGTTGCCGGGCATGACACTTCAGCTATTTTGATTACTTTCATGGTGCGGCTTCTGGCTAATGATCCCCATATCTATGCAGCTGTTCTTCAAG AACAAGAGGAGATAGCAAAAGGCAAGGCCCCGGGTGAGTTCCTAACATGGGAAGATCTAGCAAAGATGAAGTACACATGGAGAGTAGCATTGGAAACTCTGAGGTTGTATCCTCCTGTTCTTTCTACCTTCAGGACTGCAATGAAAGATATCAAGTTCGGCGGATACACCATCCCTAGGGTGGAAG ATACTCTGGGTTTCAACCATGACCCACATGGATGA
- the LOC100260565 gene encoding uncharacterized protein LOC100260565, whose amino-acid sequence MLVPIRSRIGSIPGLNPIYSILNPVRSEIHTLSQTSQTLALQMATQTNSKRPICPSCSKPARTCLCSRIPIRGLENKVGVTILQHSLERKHPLNSTRIATLGLKNLTVASVSDVNFEAQFEIRLLELGLGRNGLESLDFDQGSGYRETLKLGFENVNGVNSVEKRPQVIDTSVGWSLEMDHKGVLNGENPWENREFMQNSSLSLSSDASVAETDYEFTVKECIGGKRRANLDVGLDDKTEVSHENKLLKLDCNPIETVAREKEDCVITATIGKYGLISSLTHIWMSQTHLQKPNFDHILASPVALDDLAKGFVVKKLQKRQVTEGQEFEEYEEYEEFEIAVPPGSVLLFPSEKSVAVEEIDFEVKNLIVLDGTWAKAKRMYNENPWLKLLPHLKLEVEKMSLYSEVRHQPKAGYLSTIESIVYSLKAVGDNPEGLDGLLDVFESMVGDQRQCKDERLSKASLL is encoded by the coding sequence ATGCTGGTTCCCATTCGGTCCCGAATCGGATCAATTCCCGGTTTAAACCCGATTTACTCCATTCTCAATCCTGTACGTTCCGAAATTCACACCCTCTCTCAAACCTCTCAAACCCTAGCCCTACAAATGGCAACTCAGACCAATTCCAAGAGACCCATTTGCCCATCGTGTTCCAAACCCGCCCGGACCTGTCTCTGCTCTCGGATCCCGATTCGGGGTCTTGAGAATAAGGTGGGTGTTACCATTCTTCAACACAGTTTAGAAAGAAAGCATCCTCTTAATTCCACAAGAATTGCAACCCTAGGGCTGAAGAACCTCACTGTAGCGTCTGTTTCTGATGTCAATTTCGAAGCCCAGTTCGAAATCCGGTTGCTGGAATTGGGTTTGGGTCGGAATGGTTTGGAAAGTTTGGATTTTGATCAAGGTTCGGGGTATAGAGAAACCCTAAAACTAGGTTTTGAGAATGTTAATGGAGTCAATTCAGTAGAGAAAAGGCCTCAGGTTATTGACACCAGTGTGGGATGGAGCCTGGAAATGGATCATAAAGGTGTTTTGAACGGTGAAAATCCCTGGGAAAACAGGGAATTCATGCAGAATTCAAGCTTATCATTGTCCAGTGATGCCTCGGTTGCAGAGACAGACTATGAATTTACTGTCAAGGAATGCATTGGGGGGAAGAGACGAGCCAATCTGGATGTGGGTCTGGATGATAAGACTGAAGTTAGCCATGAGAACAAGCTTTTGAAATTGGATTGTAATCCAATTGAGACTGTTGCCAGAGAGAAGGAAGACTGTGTCATCACTGCAACCATTGGCAAATATGGCCTCATCAGCTCTCTCACCCATATTTGGATGTCCCAAACTCATTTACAGAAACCCAATTTTGATCACATTTTGGCCTCTCCAGTGGCCCTTGATGATCTAGCAAAAGGGTTTGTTGTAAAAAAGTTGCAGAAGAGGCAAGTGACCGAGGGACAAGAATTTGAAGAGTATGAAGAGTATGAAGAGTTTGAAATTGCTGTTCCTCCAGGAAGTGTACTACTCTTCCCAAGTGAAAAATCAGTTGCAGTGGaggaaattgattttgaggTGAAGAACCTGATAGTGTTGGATGGGACATGGGCTAAAGCAAAGAGAATGTACAATGAGAACCCCTGGTTGAAGCTCTTGCCACATTTGAAGTTGGAGGTGGAGAAGATGAGCTTGTATAGCGAAGTGAGGCATCAGCCAAAGGCTGGATACTTGTCCACCATTGAGAGCATCGTGTATTCGCTCAAGGCAGTGGGCGATAATCCTGAGGGGTTAGACGGTCTCTTAGATGTTTTCGAgtccatggttggagatcaaAGGCAATGCAAAGATGAGAGATTGAGCAAAGCATCTCTACTGTAA